The Peromyscus maniculatus bairdii isolate BWxNUB_F1_BW_parent chromosome 6, HU_Pman_BW_mat_3.1, whole genome shotgun sequence genome has a segment encoding these proteins:
- the Rusc1 gene encoding AP-4 complex accessory subunit RUSC1 isoform X2 codes for MLSPQRALLCNLNHIHLQHVSLGLHLSRRPELREGPLSTPPPPGDTGGKESRGPCSGTLVDANSNSPAVPCRCCQEHGPSIENQQDPSQEEEEAASPSDPGCSSSLSSCSDLSPDESPVSVYSRDLPGNEDAHPQSSIFPVEPGSPLASAGPGTCSPDSFCCSPDSCSGVSSPPGPGLDSNCNALTTCQDLPSPGLEEEEDSGEQDLATSELSETEDGRIDSGKAEPSWKINPIWKIDTEKTEAGWKTVENSDSGWKIDENTNSSLKTESGKLASCLNTNSGSKIDAGKIDGGWRGDVSQEPVPHRTITSFHELAQKRKRGPGLPPVPQAKKDRSDWLIVFSPDTELPPTGSLGGSLAPPREVTTFKELRSRSRAQPPPVPPRDPPAGWALVPPRPPPPPVPPRRKKNRLGLQPIAEGLPEEGRAGSPAVGEEAPAAPEPEEPRAHAVVRSSWSFAGVPGAQRLWMAEAQSGTGQLQEQKKGLLIAVSASVDKIISHFGAARNLVQKAQLGDSRLSPDVGHLVLTTLCPALHALVADGLKPFRKDLITGQRRSSPWSVVEASVKPGSCTHSMGSLYSQVSRLAPLSSSRSRFHAFILGLLNTKQLELWFSSLQEDAGLLSLYLPTGFFSLACGSCPSLSTELLLLLQPLSVLTFHLDLLFEHHHHVPVGLQQAPAPAGPPPALQQTVQAVLQWGGRLAQSLRGTSGEATTDPSAPPTRPPAGSWWDQLTQASRVYASGGTEGFPLLRWGPRRPGTAAEGTQEAPPPTEQTTPGRSVWLGRLFGVPGGLSETENGAFKSRRPSSWLPPTVSVLALVKRGPSPETPPEELADSPASRVQADRAVRALCDHTAAGPDQLSFRRGEVLRVIATVGEDWIRCGRDGAEGLVPVGYTSLVL; via the exons ATGCTGTCCCCTCAGCGGGCTCTACTCTGCAACCTCAACCACATCCACCTCCAGCATGTCTCCCTGGGCCTGCACTTGTCCCGCCGTCCTGAACTACGGGAGGGGCCTCTGAgcacacccccgcccccaggagaCACAGGGGGCAAAGAAAGCAGGGGGCCCTGCAGCGGCACTCTGGTGGACGCCAACTCCAACAGTCCAGCTGTGCCCTGCCGCTGCTGCCAGGAGCACGGACCCAGCATAGAAAACCAGCAGGACCCttcccaggaggaggaagaggccgcCTCGCCTTCAGATCCGGGATGctcctcctctctcagctcctgctcagATCTCAGCCCTGATGAGTCCCCGGTGTCAGTCTACTCTCGCGACCTGCCTGGCAATGAGGATGCCCACCCTCAGTCCAGCATCTTCCCTGTGGAGCCGGGCTCTCCTCTGGCGTCCGCGGGCCCTGGCACCTGCTCTCCGGACAGCTTCTGCTGCTCTCCGGATTCTTGCTCCGGAGTATCTTCCCCACCTGGACCTGGACTGGACTCCAACTGCAACGCCCTGACCACCTGCCAGGACCTACCTTCCCCAGgcttggaggaagaggaagacagtgGGGAACAGGATCTCGCTACCTCTGAGCTTTCAGAGACCGAAGATGGGAGAATCGACTCAGGGAAAGCAGAGCCCAGTTGGAAAATTAACCCCATTTGGAAAATTGACACAGAAAAAACTGAAGCTGGATGGAAAACCGTCGAGAACAGTGACTCTGGTTGGAAAATCGATGAAAATACAAACTCGAGCTTGAAAACAGAATCTGGGAAATTGGCTTCTTGTTTGAACACCAATTCTGGTTCGAAAATAGATGCAGGGAAAATTGATGGGGGATGGAGAGGTGACGTCAGCCAGGAGCCGGTGCCCCATCGGACAATCACGTCCTTCCATGAGCTGGCCCAGAAGCGAAAGCGGGGTCCGGGGCTGCCCCCCGTGCCGCAGGCCAAGAAAGATCGCAGCGACTGGCTCATCGTCTTCTCGCCTGACACCGAGCTCCCGCCGACTGGGTCCCTGGGAGGTTCTTTGGCACCTCCCCGAGAAGTCACCACCTTCAAGGAACTCCGGTCGCGAAGCCGAGCCCAGCCGCCGCCAGTCCCGCCCAGGGACCCTCCGGCTGGGTGGGCTTTGGTCCCGCCTCGACCGCCTCCCCCTCCTGTCCCTCCGCGGAGGAAGAAGAATCGACTTGGGCTGCAGCCCATCGCCGAGGGGCTGCCGGaggagggcagggctggcagcCCCGCGGTGGGTGAGGAGGCCCCCGCAGCCCCGGAGCCCGAGGAGCCGCGCGCGCACGCCGTGG TGCGTAGTTCCTGGTCGTTTGCCGGTGTTCCCGGGGCCCAGCGGCTGTGGATGGCAGAAGCCCAGAGTGGGACTGGCCAGCTGCAGGAGCAAAAAAAAG GTCTCCTGATAGCTGTTAGTGCTTCAGTGGACAAAATCATCTCGCATTTTGGGGCTGCTCGGAACTTGGTTCAGAAG GCCCAATTGGGGGATAGCCGGCTGAGCCCGGATGTGGGGCATCTGGTGCTGACCACCCTCTGCCCGGCCCTCCATGCTCTGGTGGCCGATGGACTGAAGCCATTCCGGAAGGACCTCATCACGGGGCAGCGCAGGAGCAGCCCTTGGAGCGTGGTGGAGGCATCCGTGAAGCCAG GTTCCTGCACACATTCGATGGGATCCCTGTACAGCCAGGTCAGCCGCCTGGCCCCGCTGAGCAGCAGCCGCAGCCGATTCCACGCTTTCATCTTGGGCCTCCTCAA CACCAAACAGTTGGAACTGTGGTTTTCCAGCCTCCAGGAGGATGCAG GTCTTCTGTCCCTCTACCTGCCCACCGGATTCTTCTCCCTGGCGTGCGGCAGCTGCCCATCGCTGTccacagagctgctgctgctgctgcagccgcTGTCCGTGCTTACCTTCCACCTGGACTTGCTTTTCGAGCACCACCACCACGTGCCCGTCGGCCTGCAGCAGGCTCCTGCCCCCGCGggcccccctcctgccctccagcaGACTGTGCAGGCCGTACTGCAGTGGGGGGGCCGCTTGGCTCAGAGTCTCCGAGGGACCTCAGGAGAGGCCACTACAGACCCTTCAGCGCCCCCGACCCGCCCTCCAGCAGGCAGCTGGTGGGATCAGCTGACCCAGGCTTCTCGGGTCTACGCCTCTGGCGGCACTGAGGGCTTCCCTCTTCTCCGGTGGGGACCCAGGCGTCCTGGGACTGCGGCTGAGGGCACACAGGAGGCACCCCCACCCACAGAACAAACCACACCTGGCAGAAGCGTGTGGTTGGGGCGGCTGTTTGGTGTCCCCGGGGGCCTCTCAGAAACTGAGAATGGCGCCTTCAAGTCcag GAGGCCATCGAGCTGGCTGCCCCCAACAGTGAGCGTGTTGGCTCTGGTGAAGCGGGGGCCATCTCCTGAGACCCCTCCCGAGGAGCTTGCGGACTCGCCAGCCAGCAGGGTGCAGGCTGACAG GGCAGTCCGGGCCCTCTGTGACCACACTGCTGCGGGACCTGACCAGTTGAGCTTCCGGCGTGGGGAAGTGCTGCGCGTCATTGCCACCGTGGGAGAAGACTGGATCCGCTGCGGGCGTGATGGTGCCGAGGGGCTGGTGCCCGTGGGCTATACCTCCCTCGTTCTCTAG
- the Rusc1 gene encoding AP-4 complex accessory subunit RUSC1 isoform X1 has translation MLSPQRALLCNLNHIHLQHVSLGLHLSRRPELREGPLSTPPPPGDTGGKESRGPCSGTLVDANSNSPAVPCRCCQEHGPSIENQQDPSQEEEEAASPSDPGCSSSLSSCSDLSPDESPVSVYSRDLPGNEDAHPQSSIFPVEPGSPLASAGPGTCSPDSFCCSPDSCSGVSSPPGPGLDSNCNALTTCQDLPSPGLEEEEDSGEQDLATSELSETEDGRIDSGKAEPSWKINPIWKIDTEKTEAGWKTVENSDSGWKIDENTNSSLKTESGKLASCLNTNSGSKIDAGKIDGGWRGDVSQEPVPHRTITSFHELAQKRKRGPGLPPVPQAKKDRSDWLIVFSPDTELPPTGSLGGSLAPPREVTTFKELRSRSRAQPPPVPPRDPPAGWALVPPRPPPPPVPPRRKKNRLGLQPIAEGLPEEGRAGSPAVGEEAPAAPEPEEPRAHAVAGPPLFPRPPVFRFSADGRPLLEGGGAGAPGSLLLTPLTGWSNSRLQLPGAASPPEEHLLPVRLSPVGAYSPPTRGALPCLASPELALLLSPLFPRSSTFPAAAPPPRQVPAPPLPTPPRPPTAPRWTRRPPPPPRQLRSSWSFAGVPGAQRLWMAEAQSGTGQLQEQKKGLLIAVSASVDKIISHFGAARNLVQKAQLGDSRLSPDVGHLVLTTLCPALHALVADGLKPFRKDLITGQRRSSPWSVVEASVKPGSCTHSMGSLYSQVSRLAPLSSSRSRFHAFILGLLNTKQLELWFSSLQEDAGLLSLYLPTGFFSLACGSCPSLSTELLLLLQPLSVLTFHLDLLFEHHHHVPVGLQQAPAPAGPPPALQQTVQAVLQWGGRLAQSLRGTSGEATTDPSAPPTRPPAGSWWDQLTQASRVYASGGTEGFPLLRWGPRRPGTAAEGTQEAPPPTEQTTPGRSVWLGRLFGVPGGLSETENGAFKSRRPSSWLPPTVSVLALVKRGPSPETPPEELADSPASRVQADRAVRALCDHTAAGPDQLSFRRGEVLRVIATVGEDWIRCGRDGAEGLVPVGYTSLVL, from the exons ATGCTGTCCCCTCAGCGGGCTCTACTCTGCAACCTCAACCACATCCACCTCCAGCATGTCTCCCTGGGCCTGCACTTGTCCCGCCGTCCTGAACTACGGGAGGGGCCTCTGAgcacacccccgcccccaggagaCACAGGGGGCAAAGAAAGCAGGGGGCCCTGCAGCGGCACTCTGGTGGACGCCAACTCCAACAGTCCAGCTGTGCCCTGCCGCTGCTGCCAGGAGCACGGACCCAGCATAGAAAACCAGCAGGACCCttcccaggaggaggaagaggccgcCTCGCCTTCAGATCCGGGATGctcctcctctctcagctcctgctcagATCTCAGCCCTGATGAGTCCCCGGTGTCAGTCTACTCTCGCGACCTGCCTGGCAATGAGGATGCCCACCCTCAGTCCAGCATCTTCCCTGTGGAGCCGGGCTCTCCTCTGGCGTCCGCGGGCCCTGGCACCTGCTCTCCGGACAGCTTCTGCTGCTCTCCGGATTCTTGCTCCGGAGTATCTTCCCCACCTGGACCTGGACTGGACTCCAACTGCAACGCCCTGACCACCTGCCAGGACCTACCTTCCCCAGgcttggaggaagaggaagacagtgGGGAACAGGATCTCGCTACCTCTGAGCTTTCAGAGACCGAAGATGGGAGAATCGACTCAGGGAAAGCAGAGCCCAGTTGGAAAATTAACCCCATTTGGAAAATTGACACAGAAAAAACTGAAGCTGGATGGAAAACCGTCGAGAACAGTGACTCTGGTTGGAAAATCGATGAAAATACAAACTCGAGCTTGAAAACAGAATCTGGGAAATTGGCTTCTTGTTTGAACACCAATTCTGGTTCGAAAATAGATGCAGGGAAAATTGATGGGGGATGGAGAGGTGACGTCAGCCAGGAGCCGGTGCCCCATCGGACAATCACGTCCTTCCATGAGCTGGCCCAGAAGCGAAAGCGGGGTCCGGGGCTGCCCCCCGTGCCGCAGGCCAAGAAAGATCGCAGCGACTGGCTCATCGTCTTCTCGCCTGACACCGAGCTCCCGCCGACTGGGTCCCTGGGAGGTTCTTTGGCACCTCCCCGAGAAGTCACCACCTTCAAGGAACTCCGGTCGCGAAGCCGAGCCCAGCCGCCGCCAGTCCCGCCCAGGGACCCTCCGGCTGGGTGGGCTTTGGTCCCGCCTCGACCGCCTCCCCCTCCTGTCCCTCCGCGGAGGAAGAAGAATCGACTTGGGCTGCAGCCCATCGCCGAGGGGCTGCCGGaggagggcagggctggcagcCCCGCGGTGGGTGAGGAGGCCCCCGCAGCCCCGGAGCCCGAGGAGCCGCGCGCGCACGCCGTGG CCGGTCCCCCGCTATTCCCTCGGCCCCCGGTTTTCCGGTTCTCGGCCGACGGGCGCCCCCTGTTGGAGGGTGGGGGCGCGGGCGCACCCGGGTCCCTGCTCTTGACGCCTTTAACCGGGTGGTCCAATTCCCGGTTGCAGCTGCCGGGGGCAGCGAGTCCCCCGGAGGAGCATCTGCTGCCTGTGCGCCTCTCCCCAGTGGGAGCCTATTCTCCTCCCACGCGGGGGGCCTTGCCTTGCCTGGCCAGCCCCGAGCTGGCCCTGCTGCTCTCCCCGCTCTTCCCTAGAAGTAGCACCTTCCCTGCCGCGGCGCCCCCACCCCGCCAGGTTCCCGCCCCCCCGCTGCCAACACCACCGCGTCCTCCGACCGCCCCTCGCTGGACCAGAAGGCCACCGCCTCCGCCCAGGCAAC TGCGTAGTTCCTGGTCGTTTGCCGGTGTTCCCGGGGCCCAGCGGCTGTGGATGGCAGAAGCCCAGAGTGGGACTGGCCAGCTGCAGGAGCAAAAAAAAG GTCTCCTGATAGCTGTTAGTGCTTCAGTGGACAAAATCATCTCGCATTTTGGGGCTGCTCGGAACTTGGTTCAGAAG GCCCAATTGGGGGATAGCCGGCTGAGCCCGGATGTGGGGCATCTGGTGCTGACCACCCTCTGCCCGGCCCTCCATGCTCTGGTGGCCGATGGACTGAAGCCATTCCGGAAGGACCTCATCACGGGGCAGCGCAGGAGCAGCCCTTGGAGCGTGGTGGAGGCATCCGTGAAGCCAG GTTCCTGCACACATTCGATGGGATCCCTGTACAGCCAGGTCAGCCGCCTGGCCCCGCTGAGCAGCAGCCGCAGCCGATTCCACGCTTTCATCTTGGGCCTCCTCAA CACCAAACAGTTGGAACTGTGGTTTTCCAGCCTCCAGGAGGATGCAG GTCTTCTGTCCCTCTACCTGCCCACCGGATTCTTCTCCCTGGCGTGCGGCAGCTGCCCATCGCTGTccacagagctgctgctgctgctgcagccgcTGTCCGTGCTTACCTTCCACCTGGACTTGCTTTTCGAGCACCACCACCACGTGCCCGTCGGCCTGCAGCAGGCTCCTGCCCCCGCGggcccccctcctgccctccagcaGACTGTGCAGGCCGTACTGCAGTGGGGGGGCCGCTTGGCTCAGAGTCTCCGAGGGACCTCAGGAGAGGCCACTACAGACCCTTCAGCGCCCCCGACCCGCCCTCCAGCAGGCAGCTGGTGGGATCAGCTGACCCAGGCTTCTCGGGTCTACGCCTCTGGCGGCACTGAGGGCTTCCCTCTTCTCCGGTGGGGACCCAGGCGTCCTGGGACTGCGGCTGAGGGCACACAGGAGGCACCCCCACCCACAGAACAAACCACACCTGGCAGAAGCGTGTGGTTGGGGCGGCTGTTTGGTGTCCCCGGGGGCCTCTCAGAAACTGAGAATGGCGCCTTCAAGTCcag GAGGCCATCGAGCTGGCTGCCCCCAACAGTGAGCGTGTTGGCTCTGGTGAAGCGGGGGCCATCTCCTGAGACCCCTCCCGAGGAGCTTGCGGACTCGCCAGCCAGCAGGGTGCAGGCTGACAG GGCAGTCCGGGCCCTCTGTGACCACACTGCTGCGGGACCTGACCAGTTGAGCTTCCGGCGTGGGGAAGTGCTGCGCGTCATTGCCACCGTGGGAGAAGACTGGATCCGCTGCGGGCGTGATGGTGCCGAGGGGCTGGTGCCCGTGGGCTATACCTCCCTCGTTCTCTAG
- the Rusc1 gene encoding AP-4 complex accessory subunit RUSC1 isoform X3 → MAEAQSGTGQLQEQKKGLLIAVSASVDKIISHFGAARNLVQKAQLGDSRLSPDVGHLVLTTLCPALHALVADGLKPFRKDLITGQRRSSPWSVVEASVKPGSCTHSMGSLYSQVSRLAPLSSSRSRFHAFILGLLNTKQLELWFSSLQEDAGLLSLYLPTGFFSLACGSCPSLSTELLLLLQPLSVLTFHLDLLFEHHHHVPVGLQQAPAPAGPPPALQQTVQAVLQWGGRLAQSLRGTSGEATTDPSAPPTRPPAGSWWDQLTQASRVYASGGTEGFPLLRWGPRRPGTAAEGTQEAPPPTEQTTPGRSVWLGRLFGVPGGLSETENGAFKSRRPSSWLPPTVSVLALVKRGPSPETPPEELADSPASRVQADRAVRALCDHTAAGPDQLSFRRGEVLRVIATVGEDWIRCGRDGAEGLVPVGYTSLVL, encoded by the exons ATGGCAGAAGCCCAGAGTGGGACTGGCCAGCTGCAGGAGCAAAAAAAAG GTCTCCTGATAGCTGTTAGTGCTTCAGTGGACAAAATCATCTCGCATTTTGGGGCTGCTCGGAACTTGGTTCAGAAG GCCCAATTGGGGGATAGCCGGCTGAGCCCGGATGTGGGGCATCTGGTGCTGACCACCCTCTGCCCGGCCCTCCATGCTCTGGTGGCCGATGGACTGAAGCCATTCCGGAAGGACCTCATCACGGGGCAGCGCAGGAGCAGCCCTTGGAGCGTGGTGGAGGCATCCGTGAAGCCAG GTTCCTGCACACATTCGATGGGATCCCTGTACAGCCAGGTCAGCCGCCTGGCCCCGCTGAGCAGCAGCCGCAGCCGATTCCACGCTTTCATCTTGGGCCTCCTCAA CACCAAACAGTTGGAACTGTGGTTTTCCAGCCTCCAGGAGGATGCAG GTCTTCTGTCCCTCTACCTGCCCACCGGATTCTTCTCCCTGGCGTGCGGCAGCTGCCCATCGCTGTccacagagctgctgctgctgctgcagccgcTGTCCGTGCTTACCTTCCACCTGGACTTGCTTTTCGAGCACCACCACCACGTGCCCGTCGGCCTGCAGCAGGCTCCTGCCCCCGCGggcccccctcctgccctccagcaGACTGTGCAGGCCGTACTGCAGTGGGGGGGCCGCTTGGCTCAGAGTCTCCGAGGGACCTCAGGAGAGGCCACTACAGACCCTTCAGCGCCCCCGACCCGCCCTCCAGCAGGCAGCTGGTGGGATCAGCTGACCCAGGCTTCTCGGGTCTACGCCTCTGGCGGCACTGAGGGCTTCCCTCTTCTCCGGTGGGGACCCAGGCGTCCTGGGACTGCGGCTGAGGGCACACAGGAGGCACCCCCACCCACAGAACAAACCACACCTGGCAGAAGCGTGTGGTTGGGGCGGCTGTTTGGTGTCCCCGGGGGCCTCTCAGAAACTGAGAATGGCGCCTTCAAGTCcag GAGGCCATCGAGCTGGCTGCCCCCAACAGTGAGCGTGTTGGCTCTGGTGAAGCGGGGGCCATCTCCTGAGACCCCTCCCGAGGAGCTTGCGGACTCGCCAGCCAGCAGGGTGCAGGCTGACAG GGCAGTCCGGGCCCTCTGTGACCACACTGCTGCGGGACCTGACCAGTTGAGCTTCCGGCGTGGGGAAGTGCTGCGCGTCATTGCCACCGTGGGAGAAGACTGGATCCGCTGCGGGCGTGATGGTGCCGAGGGGCTGGTGCCCGTGGGCTATACCTCCCTCGTTCTCTAG